Part of the Bacillota bacterium genome is shown below.
GTAAAGGCATACCGAAACAGAAAAGGACTAAAACCGTTAAAATACCTGGCGGTGACAGAGGTGGCGGGCGGCCGCTGGCACCATCACATCGTTATGAACTGCGACGGTTTGACGATGGATGAGGCAGAACAACTTTGGCAGGACGGGCGAGTTAACATTTCACGGCTTCGCCCCGACGAGTTCGGGCTGGAAGGGCTTGCGCGGTACATTGTAAAAAAGCCGTCGGGGGCGCGGCGGTGGCAGCAAAGTAAAAACCTCAAAAAACCCATTTTTACAGAGCCCAAGTTCATCAAGCGTCTCAACATATACAGACCGCCGAAACCGCCAAAGGGATATTTGGTCGTTGACGTCGAAACATCAGACAACATTTTTACCGGATTGTATCAGTACATTACACTTAGGAAGATCGATGCCGCAATGCTTTGAAAGAAGGTGAAACATTGGGATTTAAAGGCTGGGATGATTATCCCGATCTGCGAGATGATGAAAAAGACCCAAAAAGACGCATGGCGGGCGCAATGAGTCGCGAATTTGGCGGAATGTTTGAAAATGATATTTTCGCCGCCTGCGATTACTATCGACTTAACAGGATAGCTTTCATTGAAAAAACTCCCGAACCATTTACTGTTATAAAGAAGCTTGCCTCCGGCAGGTTTGAAGGTCACTTCCAAAAAGCGGCTCAGCCCGACTTTAAGGGCACTTTGAACGGCCGTGCCGTAGTTTTTGAAGCTAAATTTACAAATGCAGACAGGATCGAACAGTCGAGAGTCTCCCCCGAGCAGGCTTTTGCACTTGATATCCATTTCCAAATGGGCGCCATCTGTTTCGTTTTGGTCTCTATGGGCTTTAAAGTTTACCGCGTTCCATGGCAGGTTTGGCATTCGATGAAAAAGATTTATGGACGTGTGCATATGAAGAAAACCGATCTTGAACGCTTCCCTGTTAAACTTGCTAGCGGCATGCCCCTCTTCTTAGACGGAATAGGTGCTTCGGAGCACGAAAAAACAATATTTTGACTGGAGGCTAAGTTATTGCCGGACGTCGATTTGTCTTTTTAAATGCGGATTAATTAAGCGTAAGGAGTGGAAACTGTG
Proteins encoded:
- a CDS encoding Holliday junction resolvase RecU codes for the protein MKEGETLGFKGWDDYPDLRDDEKDPKRRMAGAMSREFGGMFENDIFAACDYYRLNRIAFIEKTPEPFTVIKKLASGRFEGHFQKAAQPDFKGTLNGRAVVFEAKFTNADRIEQSRVSPEQAFALDIHFQMGAICFVLVSMGFKVYRVPWQVWHSMKKIYGRVHMKKTDLERFPVKLASGMPLFLDGIGASEHEKTIF